A window of Hymenobacter aerilatus contains these coding sequences:
- a CDS encoding MFS transporter — protein sequence MAGSTAAAPSATHNKPRLSFWQIWNMSFGFLGIQCGFALQNANMSRIFETMGANPDDLAFLWLAAPITGLLVQPVIGYLSDRTWSPRWGRRRPFFLIGAVLASLSLLVMPNVSALWMAAGMLWIMDSSMNISMEPFRALVGDLLPSEQRTAGFAFQTFLIGIGAIIGSSLPWVMTHWFNVSNEPVPGHIAPSLKYAFYIGGAIFLLAVLWTVFNTKEYPPENLAEFEEEKRRTAGFANGFRESFMGIFHMPHTMKQLALVQFFTWFGLYAMWIYTTPAVTSHIYHTTDTSSKLYNEGADWVGICFSVYSGVSAIFALLLPVVARSTSRRFTHMVCLLAGGAGLISIFFIQNPTLLILSMIGVGIGWASILSMPYAMLAGALPANRMGYYMGVFNFFIVIPQSIAGLVLGPLTKHLFHGETVYTLALGGASLLLAGLLSLRVDDADDMRTVDAEPVTLPATAYEAPVELDPRT from the coding sequence ATGGCTGGTAGCACCGCGGCGGCCCCTTCCGCTACCCACAACAAACCCCGACTCTCCTTCTGGCAGATCTGGAACATGAGCTTCGGCTTTCTGGGCATTCAATGTGGCTTTGCGCTGCAGAACGCCAACATGAGCCGGATTTTTGAAACAATGGGCGCCAATCCCGATGACCTGGCTTTTCTGTGGCTGGCGGCGCCCATCACGGGGTTACTGGTGCAACCCGTGATTGGTTACCTCTCCGACCGCACTTGGAGCCCGCGCTGGGGTAGGCGCCGGCCTTTTTTCCTGATTGGGGCCGTGCTGGCCTCGCTTTCCCTGCTGGTGATGCCCAACGTGTCGGCGCTGTGGATGGCCGCGGGCATGCTGTGGATTATGGATTCCAGCATGAACATTTCCATGGAGCCGTTCCGGGCACTGGTGGGCGACTTGCTACCCTCGGAGCAGCGCACGGCCGGGTTTGCGTTTCAAACCTTTCTGATTGGTATTGGGGCCATTATCGGCTCTTCCCTACCCTGGGTGATGACGCATTGGTTCAACGTATCGAACGAGCCGGTGCCGGGACACATTGCGCCGTCCTTGAAATACGCCTTCTACATCGGCGGCGCCATCTTCCTGCTGGCCGTGCTCTGGACGGTGTTCAACACCAAAGAATATCCGCCGGAAAACCTGGCCGAGTTTGAGGAAGAAAAGCGCCGCACTGCCGGATTTGCCAACGGCTTCCGCGAGTCGTTTATGGGCATCTTTCACATGCCCCACACCATGAAACAACTGGCCCTGGTGCAGTTCTTTACGTGGTTTGGGCTCTACGCCATGTGGATCTACACCACCCCAGCCGTCACCAGCCACATCTACCACACCACCGATACCAGCTCCAAGCTCTACAACGAAGGCGCTGACTGGGTAGGCATTTGTTTTTCGGTATACAGCGGCGTTTCGGCCATTTTTGCGCTGCTGCTGCCCGTGGTGGCGCGGTCTACCAGTCGCCGCTTCACGCACATGGTTTGCCTGCTGGCTGGTGGCGCTGGCTTGATTTCCATCTTCTTCATTCAGAACCCTACCCTCCTCATTCTGTCGATGATAGGGGTAGGCATTGGCTGGGCCAGCATCCTGTCGATGCCCTACGCCATGCTGGCCGGGGCCCTACCCGCCAACCGCATGGGGTATTACATGGGTGTCTTCAACTTCTTTATTGTGATTCCGCAGAGCATTGCCGGTCTTGTGCTGGGGCCACTTACCAAGCACCTGTTTCACGGCGAAACGGTGTATACGCTGGCACTGGGCGGTGCCTCGTTGCTGCTGGCTGGTTTGCTGTCGTTACGCGTGGATGATGCCGATGACATGCGTACCGTCGACGCAGAGCCCGTAACCCTACCCGCCACTGCGTACGAAGCGCCGGTAGAACTTGACCCGCGCACGTAA
- a CDS encoding M16 family metallopeptidase, whose translation MIRKQLWLLGLGATLAIQPAVAQKKTPVTTPKPPTVKAPAKATAGGAKLVEKVTRKGSELVIPYEKYVLPNGLTVVVAEDHSDPLVHVDVTYHVGSAREQIGKSGFAHFFEHMMFQGSDHVGDQQHFKLVTAAGGTLNGSTNRDRTNYYETVPSNQLETALWLEADRMGFLLDAVSQKKFEIQRATVKNERGQNYDNRPYGLAQEYIAKTLYPYGHPYSWLTIGYLEDLDRSDVNDLKNFFLRWYGPNNATLTVGGDVKAAEVVKLAEKYFGPIKRGPEVQNQKQPAPVLTQDRYVSYEDNVRFPMLQMVFPAVPQNHPDEIPLDALAEIIGQGKTSLLYKNLVKAQKSVQAQAYNSTSELGGEFVMMAISYPGKGLDSTQAILRKTLTEFEKTGVTDEQIARFKASSEAQAINGLSSVAGKVSQLAAYQTYEGNPNQLPEQLRRLRALTKADVLRVYNKYIRSKNAVILSVLPKGQMALAAAKDNYTVSQAGYKAPNYGYEGLKYVKATDTFDRSKQPGAGANPVVKVPAIWQDQFDNGLRLIGTKNTEIPTVTMLMTIRGGHRLEQQNRNKAGVAALTAQMLNEGSEKYTSEEFSAALDRLGSTVSVNSGDDNTTVYVQSLTKNLPATMALLEQRLLHPRFDQADFDRLKKQTLEGIANQTTQPVVIANNAYARLLYSPGDIMSVPVSGTTATVSELTLDDVKQFYQQNYAPNVSYVTAVGDVDRAAVEKSLAFLKTWPRKGVTIPAGERNQQPDKTRIYFINKDGAAQSEIRVGYLTPLTYDATGDYYRAYLANYLLGGAFNSRINLNLREDKGYTYGARSGFSGTRYIGPYTASAGVRADATAASVKEFMKEITNYRNGITDEELAFLQSSVGQSDALRYETGQQKAGFLSRLVEYDLAPDYVTKQSEILKNLTKEDVQASAQKYLPADKMYIVVVGDRTKAFPGLAELGYDVVELDANGQRVTPAATPAPTAEAPTAAPTAAPTDITVKDGRRKAKAKDDKGRKVKVKHKAGDEKTDTGQ comes from the coding sequence ATGATTCGCAAACAGCTTTGGCTACTGGGCCTGGGCGCTACGCTGGCCATCCAGCCGGCCGTGGCCCAGAAAAAGACACCCGTCACGACCCCCAAACCGCCTACCGTGAAAGCACCTGCCAAGGCTACTGCTGGCGGCGCCAAGCTGGTAGAGAAAGTGACCCGCAAAGGTTCCGAGCTGGTGATTCCCTACGAGAAGTACGTGCTGCCCAACGGCCTGACGGTGGTAGTGGCCGAAGACCATTCCGACCCACTGGTGCACGTGGATGTGACCTACCACGTGGGCTCGGCCAGGGAGCAGATTGGCAAGTCGGGCTTTGCGCACTTCTTTGAGCACATGATGTTTCAGGGTTCCGACCACGTGGGCGACCAGCAGCACTTCAAGCTGGTAACGGCTGCCGGCGGTACCCTCAACGGCTCCACCAACCGCGACCGGACCAACTACTACGAAACCGTGCCCAGCAACCAGCTCGAAACCGCGCTGTGGCTGGAGGCCGACCGCATGGGCTTCCTGCTGGATGCGGTGTCGCAAAAGAAGTTTGAGATTCAACGCGCTACCGTGAAAAACGAGCGTGGCCAGAACTACGACAACCGCCCCTACGGCTTGGCCCAAGAATACATTGCCAAGACGCTCTACCCCTACGGTCACCCCTACTCCTGGCTCACCATCGGCTACCTCGAAGACCTGGACCGCTCCGACGTAAATGACCTGAAGAACTTTTTCCTGCGCTGGTACGGCCCCAATAACGCTACCCTGACGGTAGGCGGCGACGTGAAAGCGGCTGAGGTAGTAAAGCTAGCCGAGAAATACTTTGGCCCCATCAAGCGCGGCCCCGAGGTGCAAAACCAGAAGCAGCCCGCTCCCGTGCTCACCCAGGACCGCTACGTGAGCTACGAGGACAACGTGCGCTTCCCGATGCTGCAAATGGTATTTCCTGCCGTACCCCAGAATCACCCCGACGAGATTCCACTAGATGCGTTGGCCGAAATTATTGGGCAAGGTAAGACCTCGTTGCTCTATAAAAATTTGGTGAAAGCCCAGAAATCTGTACAGGCGCAGGCCTATAATAGCACCTCAGAGCTGGGCGGCGAGTTTGTGATGATGGCCATCAGCTACCCTGGCAAAGGCCTGGACAGCACGCAAGCTATCTTGCGCAAAACGCTAACTGAGTTCGAGAAAACCGGCGTAACCGACGAGCAAATAGCCCGCTTCAAAGCCAGCAGCGAGGCCCAGGCCATCAACGGTCTGAGCAGCGTGGCTGGCAAGGTAAGCCAGCTGGCCGCCTATCAGACCTACGAAGGCAACCCCAACCAGCTGCCCGAGCAACTGCGCCGCCTACGTGCCCTCACCAAGGCCGATGTACTACGTGTGTACAACAAGTACATCCGCAGCAAAAATGCCGTGATTCTGAGCGTATTGCCTAAAGGGCAGATGGCTCTAGCCGCCGCAAAAGACAACTACACTGTATCGCAAGCTGGCTACAAAGCGCCCAACTACGGGTATGAGGGCCTAAAATATGTGAAGGCTACCGACACGTTTGACCGCAGCAAACAGCCTGGCGCCGGCGCCAACCCTGTGGTGAAGGTACCCGCTATCTGGCAGGATCAGTTTGACAATGGCCTGCGTTTGATCGGCACCAAGAATACGGAAATTCCAACCGTGACCATGCTGATGACCATTCGTGGCGGACATCGTCTGGAGCAGCAGAACCGCAATAAGGCTGGGGTAGCAGCCCTCACGGCCCAAATGCTGAACGAAGGCTCGGAGAAGTATACCAGCGAGGAATTCTCAGCTGCCCTCGACCGCCTGGGGAGCACCGTGAGCGTAAATTCTGGTGACGACAACACCACGGTGTACGTGCAGTCGCTCACCAAAAACCTGCCCGCTACCATGGCTCTGTTGGAGCAGCGCCTGCTGCACCCGCGCTTCGACCAAGCCGATTTTGACCGCCTGAAAAAGCAGACGCTGGAAGGCATTGCCAACCAGACCACCCAGCCCGTAGTCATTGCCAACAATGCTTACGCCCGCCTACTCTATAGCCCCGGCGACATTATGTCGGTGCCGGTGAGCGGCACCACAGCTACTGTTTCAGAGCTGACGCTGGACGACGTGAAGCAGTTTTACCAGCAGAACTATGCGCCCAACGTGAGCTATGTGACAGCAGTAGGCGACGTGGATCGGGCAGCGGTAGAAAAGTCGTTGGCTTTCCTGAAAACCTGGCCGCGCAAAGGTGTCACAATTCCGGCCGGCGAAAGAAACCAGCAGCCCGATAAAACCCGCATCTACTTCATCAATAAAGATGGCGCGGCACAGTCGGAAATCCGGGTGGGCTACCTCACGCCCCTCACCTACGACGCTACCGGCGACTACTACCGCGCCTACCTAGCCAACTACCTGCTGGGCGGTGCTTTCAACTCGCGCATTAACCTGAATCTGCGTGAAGACAAAGGCTACACCTACGGCGCCCGATCGGGCTTCTCGGGCACCCGCTACATTGGCCCCTACACAGCCTCGGCCGGTGTGCGCGCCGATGCTACGGCAGCCTCAGTAAAGGAGTTTATGAAGGAAATCACCAACTACCGCAACGGCATTACCGATGAGGAACTGGCGTTCCTGCAATCCTCGGTAGGCCAGAGCGATGCCCTGCGCTACGAAACCGGTCAGCAGAAAGCCGGCTTCCTGTCGCGCCTGGTGGAGTACGACCTGGCGCCCGACTACGTGACCAAGCAGAGTGAAATCCTGAAAAACCTGACCAAAGAAGACGTGCAGGCCTCGGCCCAAAAGTACCTGCCTGCCGACAAGATGTACATTGTGGTGGTAGGCGACCGGACCAAGGCTTTCCCTGGTCTGGCTGAGCTAGGCTACGATGTGGTGGAGTTGGATG